In Fibrobacterota bacterium, one DNA window encodes the following:
- a CDS encoding response regulator produces MIGTVLLVEDEDQVMRLMAKVLEMGGYSVLAAESGAQALKMSAAHAGDIDLLLADVELEDRMNGHDLAKRLRHDRPHMRVLYTSGYPLEYCEERGGAKIQKEVQEMMAGFLQKPFTPSILTENVQRALEDWSIGSDL; encoded by the coding sequence ATGATCGGAACCGTATTGCTGGTGGAAGACGAAGACCAGGTCATGCGTTTGATGGCCAAGGTCCTGGAAATGGGCGGTTACTCGGTGCTGGCCGCCGAATCGGGGGCCCAAGCCCTGAAAATGAGCGCCGCCCACGCCGGCGACATCGATCTCTTGCTGGCCGACGTGGAGCTGGAAGATCGCATGAACGGCCATGACCTCGCGAAGCGCCTGCGCCACGACCGGCCGCATATGCGCGTCCTCTATACCTCGGGCTACCCGCTGGAATATTGTGAGGAACGCGGCGGGGCGAAGATCCAAAAGGAAGTGCAGGAGATGATGGCGGGCTTCCTGCAAAAGCCGTTTACGCCATCGATCCTTACGGAAAACGTGCAGCGGGCCCTCGAGGACTGGTCGATCGGGTCCGACCTCTAA
- a CDS encoding response regulator — protein sequence MEAAKPSGMHKPSETVILVVEDDESLLRLSTHVLEMAGYRVIPMPESESALHRAKSRRDETIHILLTDVRMDPHMSGARLAHLLRQERPDLKIIYMTGFPASEIVLKEATGGQAALLRKPFTPTVLLDAVRKCLDPTPAPIATTHPPAS from the coding sequence ATGGAAGCAGCCAAGCCTTCTGGAATGCACAAGCCTTCCGAAACCGTCATCCTGGTGGTTGAGGATGACGAATCCCTGCTCAGGCTTTCCACCCACGTGCTGGAAATGGCCGGATACCGGGTCATTCCGATGCCGGAAAGCGAATCCGCATTGCATCGGGCCAAGAGCCGGCGCGACGAAACCATCCATATCCTGCTTACCGACGTGCGCATGGATCCGCATATGAGCGGCGCCCGTCTGGCCCATTTGCTGCGCCAGGAGCGCCCTGACCTCAAAATCATCTATATGACCGGGTTCCCGGCCAGCGAAATCGTTCTCAAAGAGGCCACGGGGGGCCAGGCCGCGCTCCTGCGCAAACCATTCACCCCCACCGTGCTGCTGGATGCGGTCCGCAAATGCCTTGACCCTACCCCCGCCCCGATCGCAACCACGCATCCTCCCGCCTCATAA
- a CDS encoding WG repeat-containing protein: protein MLKPFKKEGKWGFCDEHNHAVIPPRYALASRFSQGLAAVAVPGPTAKSWGYIGESGEIAIAPRFQEAMDFHEDLAAVRPDPAESSGHSGWGYIDRNGSLVIAPRFDKVGEFSEGLAVVWKDGKAGYLDHDGSTAIEPQYAHADPFHEGLARVRLSDGSWTHIDRHGRPRHPGCPAAESYSGGLAAVKLSAEGPWGYMDADGIPVIPPAFAKAHPFQEGRARVLVGVYPHGKYGFIDKKGSLVIPPRWHEAEDFQQGMARVKFLGGDWRHLDVSGGMLIHPGHRDHLLFSEGRARTLVDGKWGFVDRSYGFVIPPRYDEAGHFYQGLASVKMDAARPTDDPDLDMPRTELPAKPRWGYINADGAIAIAPRFLMAGSFSEKLAAVKVNGFLGLSIKWGYIDAGGAMVIKPAFDFAYPFAEGLARVNMGGKASTAGIRGGRWGFVDKTGQYVIKPQFEYVSWFAENHAVVRVGAKWGYIDSRGKIAIAPEFDEAYNFFKGLARVRIGERWFYIDPAGHKKPLE from the coding sequence ATGCTGAAACCGTTCAAAAAAGAAGGCAAGTGGGGCTTTTGCGACGAGCATAATCATGCCGTCATCCCGCCCCGCTATGCCTTGGCTTCGCGCTTTTCCCAAGGCCTCGCCGCCGTGGCCGTTCCGGGCCCCACCGCCAAGTCCTGGGGCTACATCGGCGAAAGCGGCGAGATCGCCATCGCCCCGCGGTTCCAGGAAGCGATGGATTTCCATGAAGACTTGGCCGCGGTACGGCCCGACCCGGCCGAGTCCAGCGGCCATTCGGGATGGGGTTACATCGATCGCAACGGATCGTTGGTCATCGCGCCCCGCTTCGACAAGGTGGGCGAATTCTCCGAAGGCCTGGCCGTGGTCTGGAAGGACGGCAAGGCCGGCTACCTCGATCACGACGGAAGCACCGCCATCGAACCGCAGTACGCCCATGCCGATCCTTTCCATGAAGGCTTGGCCCGCGTGCGCCTCTCCGACGGCTCCTGGACGCATATCGATAGGCACGGCCGCCCGCGCCATCCCGGTTGCCCCGCGGCCGAGTCCTACTCCGGCGGCCTGGCCGCCGTAAAGCTTTCCGCCGAAGGGCCCTGGGGCTACATGGACGCGGACGGCATCCCCGTCATCCCTCCCGCTTTCGCCAAGGCGCATCCTTTCCAGGAAGGCCGCGCCCGCGTGCTGGTGGGAGTCTATCCCCACGGCAAATACGGTTTCATCGACAAAAAAGGATCCCTGGTGATCCCGCCGCGCTGGCACGAGGCCGAGGATTTCCAGCAAGGCATGGCCCGCGTGAAATTCCTGGGCGGCGATTGGCGCCATCTGGACGTGTCCGGAGGCATGCTCATCCATCCCGGGCATCGCGACCATCTGCTTTTCTCCGAGGGCCGCGCGCGCACCTTGGTGGACGGCAAATGGGGTTTCGTGGACAGGAGCTACGGCTTCGTGATCCCCCCGCGCTACGACGAGGCCGGGCATTTCTACCAAGGCCTGGCTTCGGTCAAGATGGACGCGGCGCGTCCCACCGATGATCCGGATCTGGACATGCCCCGCACCGAGCTCCCGGCCAAACCGCGTTGGGGCTACATCAATGCCGATGGCGCCATCGCCATCGCGCCGCGCTTCCTGATGGCGGGATCCTTCAGCGAGAAATTGGCGGCGGTGAAGGTGAACGGGTTCTTAGGGCTGTCCATCAAATGGGGATATATCGATGCCGGCGGGGCCATGGTCATCAAACCCGCTTTCGATTTCGCCTATCCCTTCGCCGAGGGGTTGGCCCGCGTGAACATGGGCGGCAAGGCATCGACGGCGGGAATCCGCGGAGGGCGCTGGGGCTTCGTGGACAAAACCGGACAATACGTCATCAAGCCCCAATTCGAATACGTCTCCTGGTTCGCCGAGAACCATGCCGTGGTCCGCGTCGGGGCCAAGTGGGGATATATCGACTCCCGCGGGAAGATCGCCATCGCTCCCGAATTCGATGAAGCCTATAACTTTTTCAAAGGCCTGGCGCGCGTCCGCATCGGGGAGCGCTGGTTCTATATCGACCCCGCCGGGCATAAGAAACCCCTCGAGTAA
- a CDS encoding zinc-binding dehydrogenase has product MANTYRALVLDSVGVALRVSKENLSAPKPGEALVRLRAAALNHRDLWIQKGQYAGLKFPLVPGSDGAGTVEKLGAGADASWLGRKVIINPSLDWGQLPEAQGKDFRILGLPDAGTLAEFVRVPAANLAAMPEHLSFEEAAALPLAGVTAYRALFARGQVRAGEKVLLTGIGGGVALFLLRFALAAGARVYVTSGSPEKLRRATGLGATGGVEYTRPDWAESLQAQAGLFDCVIDSAGGPGFPKLCDLTRPGGRLVFFGATAGNPSELPLRKVFWRQLNLLGTTMGSPDDFAAMARFVAEKGIRPVIDGVYAFEQADEALRRMEAGGQFGKLVIRITEG; this is encoded by the coding sequence ATGGCAAATACCTATCGAGCTTTGGTCCTGGATTCCGTCGGCGTTGCGCTGCGCGTCTCCAAGGAAAACCTGTCGGCTCCCAAACCGGGGGAGGCCTTGGTGCGATTGCGCGCGGCGGCATTGAACCACCGGGACCTCTGGATCCAAAAGGGCCAATACGCCGGCCTGAAATTCCCGTTGGTCCCCGGTTCGGACGGGGCCGGGACGGTAGAGAAGCTAGGCGCCGGCGCCGACGCGTCGTGGCTGGGGCGCAAGGTCATCATCAATCCGAGCTTGGACTGGGGCCAGCTACCGGAGGCCCAAGGGAAGGACTTCCGCATCCTGGGGCTGCCCGATGCCGGTACCTTGGCCGAATTCGTGCGCGTGCCCGCGGCCAATCTTGCGGCCATGCCCGAGCATCTGTCCTTCGAAGAGGCGGCCGCCTTGCCCTTGGCCGGCGTCACCGCCTACCGGGCCTTGTTCGCGCGCGGCCAGGTCCGCGCGGGCGAGAAGGTGCTCCTCACGGGCATCGGCGGTGGCGTGGCCCTGTTCCTCTTGCGCTTCGCCCTGGCGGCCGGCGCGCGCGTTTACGTAACCAGCGGTTCGCCGGAAAAGCTGCGGCGCGCGACCGGGCTCGGGGCCACGGGCGGTGTCGAATATACGCGGCCGGATTGGGCCGAAAGTCTGCAAGCCCAAGCGGGCCTTTTCGATTGCGTGATCGACTCGGCGGGCGGGCCCGGCTTTCCGAAGCTTTGCGATCTCACCCGCCCGGGCGGCCGGTTGGTCTTCTTCGGGGCCACCGCCGGCAATCCTTCCGAGCTTCCCTTGCGCAAGGTTTTCTGGCGCCAGCTCAATCTGCTGGGGACCACCATGGGATCGCCGGACGATTTCGCGGCCATGGCCCGCTTCGTGGCGGAGAAGGGCATCCGCCCCGTCATCGACGGGGTTTACGCCTTCGAGCAAGCCGACGAGGCCCTACGGCGGATGGAGGCGGGCGGTCAATTCGGAAAGCTGGTGATCCGGATCACGGAAGGATGA
- a CDS encoding asparaginase encodes MEMTGPNEEGGHRWDEGAAPLLTQLRGGEPDLSHRGFACLVDAAGKCLWSLGDPHVRAFFRSSAKPFQALAMVESGAADAAGLDDADLAIVCGSHAGGPDQVERVRSLLSKSGLGPDALGCGDGLADQCSGKHAGMLTACRHLKLPLDTYLHRDHPWQRRMLAVTCEWCAADAEAVPLAVDGCSAPTFSLPVYNMALGFARLARAAADPGPVARLLRAMAAHPAHTGEPDMGGFALRGRAAPLPAAFVTKLGANGVHCAAVPGLGLGFAMKVADGASAPRWPVLTRAFELAGLIDAKTAAAMRERLWPRVETRRGEPAGQLRLEF; translated from the coding sequence ATGGAAATGACCGGCCCCAACGAGGAAGGCGGCCATCGCTGGGACGAAGGCGCCGCGCCTCTCCTGACCCAATTGCGCGGGGGCGAGCCCGATCTTTCCCATCGCGGCTTCGCCTGCCTGGTGGATGCCGCCGGCAAATGCCTATGGTCCCTTGGCGATCCCCATGTACGCGCCTTCTTCCGTTCCTCGGCCAAGCCGTTTCAGGCCCTCGCCATGGTCGAATCCGGCGCCGCCGACGCGGCGGGCCTCGATGACGCCGACCTGGCCATCGTATGCGGTTCCCATGCCGGCGGGCCCGATCAGGTGGAACGGGTCCGTTCCCTTTTGTCCAAAAGCGGACTGGGGCCGGATGCCTTGGGGTGCGGGGACGGCCTGGCCGATCAATGCTCCGGCAAGCACGCGGGCATGCTTACGGCCTGCCGGCATCTGAAGCTTCCCTTGGATACCTATCTGCATCGCGATCATCCCTGGCAGCGGCGCATGTTGGCCGTGACCTGCGAGTGGTGCGCCGCCGACGCCGAGGCCGTTCCCTTGGCGGTGGATGGCTGCTCGGCCCCGACCTTTTCCCTGCCCGTTTACAACATGGCCCTGGGCTTCGCCCGCCTGGCCCGCGCCGCGGCCGATCCCGGTCCAGTAGCACGCCTGTTACGGGCGATGGCCGCGCACCCGGCCCATACCGGCGAACCGGACATGGGCGGATTCGCCTTGCGGGGAAGGGCGGCTCCGCTGCCGGCCGCCTTCGTGACCAAGCTCGGCGCGAACGGGGTCCATTGCGCGGCGGTGCCCGGCCTGGGGCTGGGCTTCGCGATGAAGGTGGCGGACGGCGCCTCGGCCCCGCGTTGGCCGGTGCTGACGCGGGCCTTCGAACTGGCCGGGCTCATCGACGCGAAGACGGCGGCCGCCATGCGGGAGCGACTTTGGCCGCGCGTCGAAACCCGGCGCGGGGAACCGGCGGGGCAATTACGTTTGGAGTTTTAA
- a CDS encoding glycoside hydrolase family 16 protein: protein MRRANRKLWAGIGFAASAAFGLEGGWKLAWSDEFEGPAVDAATWGFESGYLRNQEDQYYTNRPENSRIEGGALLIQALRDGWNGHAYTSASRITRGKRSWKYGRFEMRARIDPRAGSWPAWWWLPDSSSWPIGGEIDMMESYQGKCLFNVMDGQGKWSSPTKTVAALGGADWAAAYHTWAMEWDSARIDLSLDGALMNHYPVANADGTGPGGSNPFRHAGYLILNQAIGGTAGGDPSGTAFPVEFRIAWIRVHAWTPGPAYLLTVSGGAGGGTYVEGAQASLTAGPAPAGRIFDRWVVTSGAAEISDAYSEDARLSMLAGNISVSATFKPGTALRMPSARGWGAGRGPVMLAADPGHPLAVPAFSLSGRSIPAEDNSRPAAGLYFVP from the coding sequence ATGCGCCGCGCGAACCGGAAATTGTGGGCGGGAATCGGCTTCGCCGCCTCGGCCGCCTTCGGGCTGGAAGGGGGTTGGAAACTGGCTTGGAGCGACGAGTTCGAAGGGCCGGCGGTGGACGCCGCCACCTGGGGGTTCGAGTCCGGCTACCTCCGCAATCAGGAAGACCAGTACTATACCAATCGCCCTGAGAACTCCCGCATCGAGGGCGGGGCTTTATTGATCCAAGCCTTGCGCGACGGCTGGAACGGGCATGCCTACACCTCGGCCAGCCGCATCACCCGCGGCAAGCGATCCTGGAAATACGGCCGCTTCGAGATGCGGGCGCGCATCGATCCGCGCGCCGGGAGTTGGCCCGCCTGGTGGTGGCTTCCGGATTCCTCCAGTTGGCCCATCGGCGGCGAAATCGATATGATGGAATCCTATCAGGGCAAATGCCTGTTCAACGTGATGGACGGCCAAGGAAAATGGTCATCGCCTACGAAAACCGTGGCGGCATTGGGCGGCGCGGATTGGGCGGCGGCCTACCACACCTGGGCCATGGAATGGGACAGCGCGCGCATCGATCTTTCCCTTGATGGGGCTCTGATGAACCACTATCCGGTCGCCAATGCCGACGGGACGGGCCCGGGCGGGAGCAACCCTTTCCGCCACGCCGGATATCTGATCCTGAACCAGGCCATCGGGGGGACGGCAGGGGGCGATCCATCCGGCACCGCCTTTCCGGTGGAGTTTCGCATCGCTTGGATCCGCGTGCATGCTTGGACCCCGGGCCCGGCCTATCTGCTCACGGTTTCCGGCGGGGCAGGCGGCGGGACCTATGTCGAAGGCGCGCAGGCTTCCCTTACGGCCGGCCCGGCGCCTGCGGGCCGGATCTTCGATCGCTGGGTGGTGACCTCCGGCGCGGCGGAAATTTCCGATGCCTACTCGGAAGACGCGCGCCTTTCGATGCTCGCGGGAAACATCTCCGTATCCGCGACCTTTAAGCCGGGCACGGCCTTACGTATGCCTTCGGCCCGGGGATGGGGCGCCGGGCGCGGCCCAGTCATGCTGGCGGCGGATCCGGGGCATCCCTTGGCCGTCCCCGCGTTTTCCCTTTCGGGACGCTCGATCCCCGCGGAAGATAATTCCCGGCCCGCGGCGGGTCTTTATTTCGTCCCCTGA
- a CDS encoding DUF342 domain-containing protein: MTGDEGKTPVTMDAPGAQGAAFPPVPGEDGKVVMLFRSQGESGPKLRGDGTADFREVEAVVQVKAGTPLARLQPPGLGSPGRDAHGNSLPAAPGKPAQLIPGPGTKVSPDGQNLLAECDGAVAVRNGAISVSALLELGKGVDFHTGNIRFDGEVRVKGNVAEGFRIEAGGNIRVEGDAEGAVLISARGNVQVTGGFFGQSKGSIQAKGEVKISSARQAEIRCGSLVVEKSMQDCQVTAHGISASKADCRIFGGKLMCFGSARLAHVGADGSRTELVFRDEEEEALRAEKASLEALEAKEKDLAGELDRKLRTFKAWITKAGNAVIPPKTAAEMKAAAEAFTQCRRKLTNFSSERAMVDGQLAGLGDRKQTFSAAGSIEGNVHLDLLHFRRLLDSHDGGKEFLISKEKGLLDRTAPAVVG, encoded by the coding sequence ATGACCGGAGACGAGGGAAAAACCCCTGTCACGATGGACGCGCCCGGAGCCCAGGGAGCGGCTTTCCCTCCCGTGCCCGGCGAGGACGGTAAGGTCGTGATGCTGTTCCGATCCCAGGGCGAATCCGGGCCGAAACTGCGCGGCGACGGGACCGCGGATTTCCGAGAGGTGGAAGCGGTGGTGCAGGTCAAGGCGGGTACGCCTCTGGCCCGCTTGCAGCCTCCCGGACTGGGGAGCCCGGGTCGCGATGCCCATGGCAATAGCCTGCCTGCGGCGCCGGGAAAGCCCGCGCAATTAATCCCCGGCCCGGGAACCAAGGTTTCCCCGGATGGGCAAAACCTGCTCGCGGAATGCGATGGCGCGGTGGCGGTGAGGAACGGGGCGATCTCCGTTTCCGCATTGCTGGAATTGGGCAAAGGGGTGGATTTCCATACCGGGAACATCCGTTTCGACGGGGAAGTGCGGGTCAAGGGCAACGTGGCGGAAGGCTTCCGGATCGAGGCGGGCGGAAACATCCGGGTCGAAGGCGACGCCGAAGGCGCGGTTTTGATCAGCGCCCGGGGTAACGTGCAAGTCACGGGGGGATTTTTCGGCCAAAGCAAGGGTTCGATCCAGGCGAAAGGCGAGGTGAAGATCTCTTCCGCCAGGCAAGCGGAAATCCGCTGCGGGAGCCTGGTGGTGGAAAAGTCCATGCAGGATTGCCAAGTGACCGCCCATGGGATTTCGGCCTCCAAGGCGGATTGCCGCATATTCGGCGGCAAGCTCATGTGCTTCGGCAGCGCCCGGCTCGCGCATGTGGGAGCGGACGGAAGCCGCACGGAACTCGTCTTCCGCGACGAGGAAGAAGAAGCGCTGCGCGCGGAAAAGGCCAGTCTCGAAGCCCTCGAGGCGAAGGAAAAAGACCTCGCCGGGGAGCTCGATCGAAAGCTGCGGACGTTCAAGGCCTGGATAACCAAGGCGGGTAATGCCGTCATCCCGCCTAAGACCGCCGCGGAAATGAAAGCCGCCGCGGAGGCCTTCACCCAATGCCGGCGCAAGCTGACGAACTTCAGTTCGGAACGGGCCATGGTCGACGGGCAATTGGCCGGGTTAGGCGATCGGAAACAGACCTTCAGCGCGGCCGGGAGCATCGAGGGGAACGTCCACCTGGATCTCCTGCATTTCCGCCGCCTGCTCGATTCCCACGACGGCGGGAAGGAGTTCCTGATCAGCAAGGAAAAGGGCCTGCTCGATCGGACCGCGCCGGCTGTCGTCGGTTAG
- a CDS encoding rubredoxin — translation MPQAPGHRRFVCMLCMYVFDEAQGDPDSGIAPGTLWEDIPDDWVCPQCGAAKAYFELESKFDPQA, via the coding sequence ATGCCCCAGGCCCCCGGCCACCGACGTTTCGTCTGCATGCTTTGCATGTACGTATTCGATGAAGCGCAAGGCGATCCCGATTCCGGGATCGCCCCCGGCACCCTCTGGGAAGACATTCCCGATGATTGGGTTTGCCCCCAGTGCGGGGCCGCCAAGGCCTATTTCGAGCTGGAATCGAAGTTCGATCCGCAAGCATAA